A region from the Mercenaria mercenaria strain notata chromosome 7, MADL_Memer_1, whole genome shotgun sequence genome encodes:
- the LOC123555350 gene encoding uncharacterized protein LOC123555350, which produces MAENIASTPRKRRGPYKKSKYIEEIKEPRSTAWFKKKKQSHCFAPTSLEHPDPSTDADSYQEAQASTESQSDEELVHSESSTSCDKDGDVHTQYADDEEDPDSEEEFENNSGDLPHAPEGESLYQGSRLSLLESIVLIITFVLRHQLTREATKDLLSLLELHCLTPNLCRSSMHLFYNFFTELTSPVQKHFFVTFVRSTQVQ; this is translated from the exons ATGGCAGAGAATATTGCCAGTACACCAAGGAAGAGAAGAGGGCCatacaaaaaatcaaagtatatAGAGGAAATCAAAGAACCTAGAAGTACAGCTTGgtttaaaaagaagaaacaaagcCATTGCTTTGCGCCAACAAGTCTTGAACATCCAGACCCGAGTACAGATGCTGATTCATATCAGGAAGCACAGG CATCTACTGAAAGTCAGTCAGATGAGGAATTAGTACATAGTGAGTCCAGTACTTCATGTGATAAAGATGGAGATGTCCATACGCAATATGCCGATGATGAAGAAGATCCAGATTCAGAGGAAGAGTTTGAAAACAATAGTGGAg atctGCCCCATGCCCCTGAAGGTGAATCATTGTATCAGGGTTCGAGATTATCATTACTTGAAAGTATAGTAttgataattacatttgtattgaGACACCAGCTCACTCGAGAAGCTACAAAGGATCTTTTGAGCCTTTTGGAACTGCACTGCTTGACTCCAAACTTATGCCGAAGCAGCATGCATCTGTTTTACAATTTCTTCACTGAACTCACTTCACCTGTACAGAAGCATTTTTTTGTGACTTTTGTAAGGAGTACTCAGGTACAGTAA